The window AACACAGAAGCCATGGTTTTGGCTTGTTATTTCCACTTTGCCTGTAGTGAGATCTTTTACGGGTTGATTAACTCCTCGATGTCCGAACTTTAGCTTGAATGTGCGACCTCCAAGAGCAAGCCCTATGAGTTGATGTCCAAGGCATATACCGAACATGGGTCGGGACCCGAGAAGTGCTCTCGTTGTCTCTATGGCGTATGTTACCGCTGAAGGGTCTCCAGGGCCGTTTGAAAGAAATATTCCATCGGGATCGTAGGACATAATTTCGTCGGCTGTTGTGGTTGCAGGGAAAACAAGGATCTGACATCCTTGACGTTCAAGGTTACGAAGAATGTTGTATTTAATGCCAAAATCTAGAGCCGCAATTCGAAATCCCGGGTGGTCTTTAAGCCAGTGTCTTATGCCAGGGTGAGGTCTGTTGTTGATCCAGAGATAGGGTTCGCTACAGGTAACTCGCTGAACCATGTCTATTCCCACCAGACCCGGGAATGCTAGCACTTCTTCCAGGAGTTCGCGGCGCACTTCGGGAGTATCTTCCACATCCGTGGCGATGACTCCACGCATAGCCCCAGCTAACCTTATGTGGCGAGTAATAGCTCTTGTATCAACCCCTTCAATACCTATCTTGCCGTGTTCTTCGAGAAATTCAGCAAGACTTTTTTCGCTTCTCCAGTTGCTTGGAAAATCCTGATATTCTTTGACTATGAAAGCTTCAACCTGGATGTTTGCCGATTCCATGTCTTCCGAGTTGATTCCGTAGTTACCGGTGAGCGGATAGGTCATCACAACCATTTGACCCTTATAGGATGGATCTGTGAGGATTTCCTGGTATCCAGCCATGCCGGTGTTAAAAACCACTTCCCCAAAGGCTTTACCTCTTCCTGCGAAGGCTCGTCCCTTAAATACTGTGCCGTCTTCGAGCACAAGGAGAGCGCGAGGTCGTTTCCATGGAAAGCTCATAAAGGTTTTTTCTCCTTTCATCTTAAGGAGCTTATAGCTCCATGCTACCGTGTGTGTATGGGCGGGTTTAATACAAACCCGCCTTGCCACTTAAACAGTAAAGAAACGGTATTATCATTTCTTGTCTGATTGTGCGCATGTATTTTAGTCATTGATCAGGAAGAGGCAATAGTTTTTGGAATTCGAGAAACTTTCCCAGACCTTATATTGGGATAGGGATGGTCAGTTTGATCGCTCTCTTCCCACACCACCCGGCATGCGAGTCCACACCGGGTGGTTCGAGAAGTGTAGGGGCGACCTATTGTGGTTGCCTCTGCAAGCATCTACTACGGCATCTGCTGACTTCTCGCTCCGGTTCACCACTGTCACCCTTTCAGACGCATGTAGGGGCACGGCATGCCGTGCCCCTACAAATCTTGCTTGCCCTTGCTTGGGAACAAAACCTACTGCTGAACGGTAGGGACATTTTGAAGCTGTCCCTACCCAGATAGATTAAAACAGTATATAGCTCAATCTTTTTGAGGAGTTAGCTCTGTTTTTACTGCTAG of the Thermodesulforhabdaceae bacterium genome contains:
- the carA gene encoding glutamine-hydrolyzing carbamoyl-phosphate synthase small subunit, with amino-acid sequence MSFPWKRPRALLVLEDGTVFKGRAFAGRGKAFGEVVFNTGMAGYQEILTDPSYKGQMVVMTYPLTGNYGINSEDMESANIQVEAFIVKEYQDFPSNWRSEKSLAEFLEEHGKIGIEGVDTRAITRHIRLAGAMRGVIATDVEDTPEVRRELLEEVLAFPGLVGIDMVQRVTCSEPYLWINNRPHPGIRHWLKDHPGFRIAALDFGIKYNILRNLERQGCQILVFPATTTADEIMSYDPDGIFLSNGPGDPSAVTYAIETTRALLGSRPMFGICLGHQLIGLALGGRTFKLKFGHRGVNQPVKDLTTGKVEITSQNHGFCVDLDSLSHAPVRLTHINLNDETLEGLEHRDIPVFCVQYHPEASPGPHDATYLFERFIDSIKKFRKRTT